One genomic region from Jiangella sp. DSM 45060 encodes:
- a CDS encoding DUF302 domain-containing protein yields the protein MTGYAPGVTTLKAELDVDVPDEVILGACRPELAHRALTADPSVATLLPCNVVVRAAAPGRTVVEAVDPATMLGVTGRDDLAGVAGEARRRLTGALSQLTAVARRG from the coding sequence GTGACGGGCTACGCCCCGGGCGTCACCACCCTGAAGGCCGAGCTGGACGTCGACGTGCCCGACGAGGTCATCCTCGGCGCCTGCCGGCCGGAGCTGGCGCACCGGGCGCTGACCGCCGATCCGTCCGTCGCCACGCTGCTGCCCTGCAACGTGGTGGTGCGCGCGGCGGCGCCCGGCCGCACGGTTGTCGAGGCCGTCGACCCCGCCACCATGCTCGGCGTCACGGGCCGCGACGACCTCGCCGGGGTGGCCGGCGAGGCCCGCCGACGCCTCACCGGGGCCCTGTCCCAGCTCACCGCCGTCGCGCGGAGAGGATGA
- a CDS encoding metal-sensitive transcriptional regulator, translating to MQLEPDTTTPIIHRARRAHGHLARVITMLENGDDCEDVLTQLAAVIKALDRTGFAIVATGLQQCLSSGQDTDSVDVKKMEKLFLTLA from the coding sequence ATGCAGCTCGAGCCCGACACCACCACGCCGATCATCCACCGCGCCCGGCGCGCCCACGGCCACCTCGCCCGCGTCATCACGATGCTGGAGAACGGCGACGACTGCGAGGACGTGCTGACCCAGCTCGCCGCGGTGATCAAGGCGCTGGACCGCACCGGCTTCGCCATCGTCGCCACGGGGCTGCAGCAGTGCCTCAGCTCCGGGCAGGACACCGACAGCGTCGACGTCAAGAAGATGGAGAAGCTCTTCCTCACGCTCGCCTGA
- the tcuA gene encoding FAD-dependent tricarballylate dehydrogenase TcuA, with product MGTSRPYADVVVVGGGNAGFCAALAAAERGRSVVLLEKGEREHAGGNSYYTAGATRIVHDGLPDLLDIVEPDDRHGATEVPPYSAEEYAADLAKVTGGRNDPDLTRVLVAQSSRVVRWLHGHGLRYRLMYERQAYQRDDGRYLFWGGLHIGNVDGGQGLMADHARAAAALGVDVRYGHAVRELLVDDGAVTGVGYLTSDGVEGEVAAASVVLAAGGFEADPRLRERHLGRGWANARVRGTSNNTGEVLVEALRIGAGRAGDWSTCHAVAWDAGHPRNESNRELTNRLTRQSYPLGIVVNVDGERFIDEGEDFRNYTYAKYGSQILEQPGSVAFQLFDAELRPMLRAEEYDMPGISVVVADTVDELAREAGIDEAGLRKTVAEYNAAIDTTVRFDPTVKDGRRADVRPPKSNWAAPLLTPPFYAYPVTCGITFTFGGLRSDTHGRVLADDGTAIPGLLVAGEMLGGLFSGNYPGGTGLAAGAVFGHRAGSVA from the coding sequence CTGGGAACCTCCCGGCCGTACGCCGACGTCGTCGTCGTGGGCGGCGGCAACGCCGGCTTCTGCGCCGCGCTCGCCGCCGCCGAGCGTGGCCGCTCGGTCGTCCTGCTGGAGAAGGGCGAGCGCGAGCACGCGGGTGGCAACAGCTACTACACAGCGGGCGCGACCCGCATCGTGCACGACGGCCTGCCCGACCTGCTCGACATCGTCGAGCCCGACGACCGGCACGGCGCCACCGAGGTCCCGCCCTACTCCGCCGAGGAGTACGCCGCCGATCTCGCCAAGGTGACGGGCGGGCGCAACGACCCCGACCTCACCCGGGTGCTGGTGGCGCAGAGCAGCCGGGTCGTGCGGTGGCTGCACGGTCACGGGCTGCGCTACCGGCTGATGTACGAGCGCCAGGCGTACCAGCGCGACGACGGCAGGTACCTGTTCTGGGGCGGCCTGCACATCGGCAACGTCGACGGCGGACAGGGCCTGATGGCCGACCACGCCCGCGCGGCCGCCGCCCTCGGCGTCGACGTCCGCTACGGCCACGCCGTCCGCGAGCTGCTGGTCGACGACGGCGCCGTCACCGGCGTCGGGTACCTGACCAGCGACGGTGTCGAAGGCGAGGTGGCGGCCGCGTCGGTGGTGCTCGCCGCCGGCGGGTTCGAGGCCGATCCGCGGCTGCGCGAACGCCACCTGGGTCGCGGCTGGGCCAACGCCCGCGTGCGCGGCACGTCGAACAACACCGGCGAGGTGCTGGTCGAGGCGTTGCGGATCGGCGCCGGGCGGGCCGGCGACTGGTCCACGTGCCACGCCGTGGCCTGGGACGCCGGGCATCCGCGGAACGAGAGCAACCGCGAACTGACCAACCGGCTGACCCGGCAGAGCTACCCGCTCGGCATCGTCGTCAACGTCGACGGCGAGCGCTTCATCGACGAGGGCGAGGACTTCCGCAACTACACGTACGCCAAGTATGGCAGCCAGATCCTCGAGCAGCCCGGCTCGGTGGCCTTCCAGCTGTTCGACGCCGAGCTGCGGCCCATGCTGCGGGCCGAGGAGTACGACATGCCAGGCATCAGCGTCGTCGTCGCCGACACGGTCGACGAGCTCGCGCGGGAGGCCGGCATCGACGAGGCGGGACTGCGCAAGACCGTCGCCGAGTACAACGCCGCCATCGACACCACGGTGCGCTTCGACCCCACCGTCAAGGACGGCCGCCGCGCCGACGTCCGCCCGCCGAAGAGCAACTGGGCCGCGCCGCTGCTCACGCCGCCGTTCTACGCCTACCCGGTGACGTGCGGCATCACCTTCACCTTCGGCGGGCTGCGGTCCGACACCCACGGCCGCGTCCTCGCCGACGACGGTACGGCGATCCCGGGCCTGCTGGTCGCCGGCGAGATGCTCGGCGGCCTGTTCAGCGGCAACTACCCGGGCGGCACCGGCCTGGCCGCGGGCGCCGTCTTCGGGCACCGCGCCGGCAGCGTCGCCTGA
- a CDS encoding aldehyde dehydrogenase family protein has translation MKQLRPFVDGDWTDGEQSAVARDTYTREPVAEVHSPGRAQVAAATRAVAAAQAGQSLSPYDRYGILARASELVLERAGELVESIVTDTGFTTVDARREVERTAQTLLLSGEEAKRLRGEVVPIDADPSAPARVAFTVRRPVGVVCAITPFNSPLNTVAHKVAPALAAGNGVVLKPAELTPLTADLLLRVLLDAGLPPGLISVLYGDGSTVGQWLLEDDVPAYYAFTGSTAVGEHIQRTIGVRRAQLELGSLASTIVCEDADLARVAQLCVNAAFRKAGQVCTSVQRLYVHEAVVADFTAALLAALDGRPVGDPREPGTFIGPLIDEQAAERVESWVAAAAGDGAEIVTGGTRAGAVVRPTVLTGVAPDMNVMCREIFGPVVSIRPFADVDKAIDEANDTPYGLAAGLFTSDIGRALHVAGRLRVGTVHVNETSSARVDLMPFGGVKGSGFGHEGPAYAIRDMTEETLLTLGP, from the coding sequence ATGAAGCAGCTGCGCCCGTTCGTCGACGGCGACTGGACCGACGGCGAACAGAGCGCCGTCGCCCGCGACACCTACACGCGCGAGCCGGTGGCCGAGGTCCACTCGCCCGGCCGCGCGCAGGTCGCGGCGGCCACCCGGGCCGTCGCGGCCGCGCAGGCCGGGCAGTCGCTCTCGCCCTACGACCGCTACGGCATCCTCGCCCGCGCGAGCGAGTTGGTGCTCGAGCGGGCCGGTGAGCTGGTCGAGTCCATCGTCACCGACACCGGCTTCACCACGGTGGACGCCCGGCGCGAGGTCGAGCGCACGGCGCAGACCCTGCTGCTGTCCGGTGAGGAGGCCAAGCGGCTGCGCGGCGAGGTGGTGCCCATCGACGCAGACCCGAGCGCGCCCGCGCGGGTCGCGTTCACGGTGCGCCGCCCGGTCGGCGTCGTGTGCGCGATCACCCCGTTCAACTCGCCGCTCAACACCGTTGCGCACAAGGTCGCGCCGGCCCTGGCGGCCGGGAACGGCGTCGTGCTGAAACCGGCCGAGCTGACGCCGCTCACCGCGGACCTGCTGCTGCGCGTGCTGCTCGACGCCGGGCTGCCGCCGGGCCTGATCAGCGTGCTGTACGGCGACGGTTCGACGGTGGGTCAGTGGCTGCTCGAGGACGACGTGCCGGCGTACTACGCGTTCACCGGCAGCACGGCCGTCGGCGAGCACATCCAGCGCACCATCGGCGTGCGCCGGGCCCAGCTCGAGCTGGGCAGCCTGGCCAGCACCATCGTCTGCGAGGACGCCGACCTCGCGCGGGTGGCGCAGCTGTGCGTCAACGCCGCCTTCCGCAAGGCCGGCCAGGTGTGCACGTCGGTGCAGCGGCTCTACGTCCACGAGGCCGTCGTCGCCGACTTCACCGCGGCGTTGCTGGCCGCGCTGGACGGGCGGCCGGTCGGCGACCCGCGCGAGCCGGGCACGTTCATCGGCCCGCTCATCGACGAGCAGGCGGCCGAACGGGTCGAGAGCTGGGTGGCGGCCGCGGCCGGCGACGGCGCCGAGATCGTGACCGGCGGCACCCGCGCCGGCGCGGTCGTCCGGCCCACCGTGCTCACCGGCGTCGCGCCGGACATGAACGTCATGTGCCGCGAGATCTTCGGCCCGGTGGTGTCGATCCGCCCGTTCGCCGACGTCGACAAGGCGATCGACGAGGCCAACGACACCCCGTACGGCCTCGCGGCCGGCCTGTTCACGTCCGACATCGGGCGGGCGCTGCACGTCGCCGGCCGGCTGCGGGTCGGCACCGTGCACGTCAACGAGACCTCCAGCGCACGTGTCGACCTCATGCCGTTCGGCGGGGTGAAGGGCAGCGGATTCGGCCACGAGGGCCCGGCGTACGCCATCCGCGACATGACCGAGGAGACGTTGCTGACGCTCGGCCCGTGA
- a CDS encoding thiamine pyrophosphate-binding protein, translating into MTTEAASTADVMAAYLAEAGTEAIFAYPGDPIIEFMERSRVRGIDVVLARREGTAGFMAEAYGMVTGRPGVCLSTLGPGSTALVNGVAAATLDRVPMLAVSGQIESAREPFFTHQVVDHQALFGPVTKWAGRMDAGAVATVMRKALRTATAERPGAVHLTVSSDTFKATARDAEVAVPPFGPARGGVGVTGPDPARVLAAARRPVLLAGIGAARCEATQQLLRLAETAGMPVVVAPMAKGVVPEDSPMFAGVLDMACNQVVWDFLGSADLIVAAGFDPVELIKPWRLTTPVLHVDTTPNTDQIYAAATEVVGDIAAGLDLLADGWTGEPRWTEREVKEQRSRLRDAYYDGRVEGRLNPTDVVDVVAGRLAGTAIVTSDVGSHKLLVGQGWPATRPRSVLMTNGLSAMGFGVPAAIAAKLLRPDRPVAALVGDGGFAMVATEMRLAAALGLPIVVVVFVDGSLNRIELKQMAVSYPSVATRIEDTDLVQLAGAMGCDGVRVESRAELDRALEGVAGLTRPLVVEARIDPAQYASQF; encoded by the coding sequence ATGACGACCGAGGCGGCGAGCACCGCGGACGTGATGGCGGCCTACCTCGCCGAGGCGGGCACCGAGGCGATCTTCGCCTATCCCGGTGATCCGATCATCGAGTTCATGGAGCGCTCGCGGGTGCGCGGCATCGACGTCGTGCTGGCCCGCCGCGAGGGCACGGCCGGGTTCATGGCCGAGGCGTACGGCATGGTCACGGGCCGGCCCGGCGTCTGCCTGTCGACGCTGGGCCCGGGCTCCACCGCGCTGGTCAACGGCGTCGCGGCGGCCACGCTGGACCGTGTGCCGATGCTCGCGGTGTCGGGCCAGATCGAGTCGGCCCGGGAGCCGTTCTTCACCCACCAGGTGGTCGACCACCAGGCACTGTTCGGGCCGGTCACCAAGTGGGCCGGTCGCATGGACGCCGGCGCCGTGGCCACCGTCATGCGCAAGGCGCTGCGCACGGCGACGGCCGAACGGCCCGGCGCCGTGCACCTGACCGTGAGCTCGGACACCTTCAAGGCCACCGCGCGCGACGCCGAGGTGGCGGTGCCGCCGTTCGGCCCGGCGCGCGGGGGAGTGGGCGTGACCGGCCCGGACCCGGCCCGGGTGCTCGCGGCGGCGCGGCGCCCGGTGCTGCTGGCCGGCATCGGCGCGGCGCGGTGCGAGGCGACGCAGCAGCTGCTCCGGCTGGCCGAGACCGCCGGGATGCCGGTGGTCGTGGCGCCGATGGCCAAGGGCGTCGTGCCCGAGGACTCGCCGATGTTCGCAGGCGTGCTCGACATGGCCTGCAATCAGGTGGTCTGGGACTTCCTCGGCTCGGCCGACCTGATCGTGGCGGCCGGGTTCGACCCGGTCGAGCTGATCAAGCCGTGGCGGCTGACCACCCCGGTGCTGCACGTCGACACCACACCGAACACCGACCAGATCTACGCCGCCGCCACCGAGGTGGTCGGCGACATCGCGGCCGGGCTGGACCTGCTGGCCGACGGCTGGACCGGCGAGCCGCGGTGGACCGAGCGCGAGGTCAAGGAGCAGCGGTCCCGGCTGCGCGACGCCTACTACGACGGCCGCGTGGAGGGCCGGCTCAACCCGACCGACGTGGTCGACGTCGTGGCCGGGCGGCTGGCCGGCACGGCGATCGTCACCTCCGACGTCGGCTCGCACAAGCTGCTGGTGGGGCAGGGGTGGCCGGCCACCCGGCCGCGCAGCGTGCTCATGACCAACGGTCTCTCGGCGATGGGCTTCGGCGTGCCGGCCGCGATCGCGGCGAAACTGCTGCGCCCGGACCGGCCGGTGGCGGCGCTCGTCGGTGACGGCGGCTTCGCCATGGTCGCGACGGAGATGCGGCTGGCGGCGGCGCTCGGGCTGCCGATCGTCGTGGTCGTGTTCGTCGACGGCAGCCTCAACCGCATCGAGCTCAAACAGATGGCGGTCAGCTACCCGAGCGTCGCGACCCGTATCGAGGACACCGACCTCGTCCAACTGGCCGGGGCGATGGGCTGCGACGGCGTCCGGGTGGAGTCCAGGGCCGAGCTCGACCGCGCCCTCGAAGGCGTCGCCGGGCTGACCCGGCCCCTGGTCGTCGAGGCCCGCATCGACCCTGCCCAGTACGCGTCGCAGTTCTGA
- a CDS encoding TIGR03557 family F420-dependent LLM class oxidoreductase has translation MVKFAWLCSHESYQPEELVEQAVLAEQAGFDTVLGSDHFHPWVDDTSAAGFVWSWLGMVAARTERVELGTSVTCPLFHYHPGVVAQASATVQRLSGGRLLLGVGSGEAINETPLGWEFPGYGERMGRMREALEIIRRLHGGEKLDFAGDYYTTTTAKLYSPPTSPVPTLLAAGGPKSAAFAGAHADGLITSVKNPQDTITKVIEPFRAAAAERGNPDPRILATRWTVLAGDDEEAWRALGPMRGLRAPGRLEAADPAVLRERADAMDRAEVLGSYTVVPDADALVEAYRPLVEQIDAEWVSIQVASNDPMGTIKLIGENVLPRLRELAA, from the coding sequence ATGGTCAAGTTCGCCTGGTTGTGCAGTCACGAGTCCTACCAGCCGGAGGAGCTGGTCGAGCAGGCCGTCCTGGCCGAGCAGGCCGGGTTCGACACCGTCCTGGGGTCCGACCACTTCCACCCGTGGGTCGACGACACGTCGGCCGCGGGGTTCGTGTGGAGCTGGCTGGGGATGGTGGCGGCCCGCACCGAGCGGGTCGAGCTCGGCACGTCCGTCACCTGCCCGCTGTTCCACTACCACCCTGGCGTGGTCGCGCAGGCCTCGGCCACCGTCCAGCGGCTGTCCGGCGGCCGGCTGCTGCTGGGCGTCGGCAGCGGTGAGGCCATCAACGAGACGCCGCTGGGCTGGGAGTTCCCCGGCTACGGCGAGCGGATGGGCCGCATGCGTGAGGCGCTGGAGATCATCCGGCGGCTGCACGGCGGCGAGAAGCTGGACTTCGCCGGCGACTACTACACGACGACCACGGCCAAGCTGTACAGCCCGCCGACGTCCCCGGTGCCGACGCTGCTCGCGGCCGGTGGGCCGAAGTCGGCCGCGTTCGCCGGCGCCCACGCCGACGGCCTCATCACCAGCGTCAAGAACCCGCAGGACACCATCACCAAGGTCATCGAGCCGTTCCGGGCCGCGGCCGCCGAGCGCGGCAACCCCGACCCGCGGATCCTCGCCACCCGGTGGACCGTCCTGGCCGGCGACGACGAGGAGGCCTGGCGCGCGCTCGGCCCGATGCGCGGGCTGCGCGCGCCCGGCCGGCTGGAGGCGGCCGACCCGGCCGTGCTGCGCGAGCGGGCCGACGCGATGGACCGCGCCGAGGTGCTCGGCAGCTACACGGTCGTCCCCGACGCCGACGCGCTGGTCGAGGCGTACCGGCCGCTGGTCGAGCAGATCGACGCGGAGTGGGTGTCGATCCAGGTGGCCAGCAACGACCCGATGGGCACCATCAAGCTCATCGGCGAGAACGTGCTGCCCCGGCTGCGCGAGCTGGCGGCCTGA
- a CDS encoding DUF3830 family protein, producing MTQKRIRLESGGVTAEALLLEANAPKATGALWEMLAEPIERRLISAKWSGDVGVLHPGEGPLREVAELENPVTSIYPGTLVMRPRGSEILIGYGVGEYRWAVGVDYTTRLAKIVTNRTEFLSVVARTADQGPSAIVVGRA from the coding sequence ATGACGCAGAAGCGGATCCGGCTCGAGTCCGGCGGCGTGACCGCCGAGGCGCTGCTGCTGGAGGCGAACGCGCCGAAGGCGACCGGTGCGCTGTGGGAGATGCTGGCCGAGCCGATCGAGCGCAGGCTGATCTCGGCCAAGTGGTCCGGCGACGTTGGCGTGCTGCACCCGGGCGAGGGCCCGCTGCGCGAGGTCGCCGAGCTGGAGAACCCGGTCACGTCGATCTACCCGGGCACGCTCGTGATGCGCCCGCGTGGCAGCGAGATCCTCATCGGCTACGGCGTCGGCGAGTACCGCTGGGCGGTCGGCGTCGACTACACCACTCGCCTGGCCAAGATCGTCACCAACCGGACGGAGTTCCTGTCCGTCGTGGCCCGCACGGCCGACCAGGGCCCGTCGGCCATCGTCGTCGGCCGGGCCTGA
- a CDS encoding DUF3830 family protein gives MTKLRITVDGVTAVAELKDAAAPNGVAAVLATLPLRARVVHASRSGNCAVVHDAALRDETAGIEGQVSMYYPGMVAYDPVRGYLVFAYGQGQARSNTGTHWVTYLGDVVENAAGLAGKLQDTRDRGALDVLIEQGE, from the coding sequence GTGACGAAGCTGCGCATCACCGTCGACGGCGTCACCGCCGTCGCAGAGCTGAAGGACGCCGCCGCGCCGAACGGCGTGGCCGCGGTCCTGGCCACGCTGCCCCTGCGGGCCCGGGTCGTGCACGCCAGCCGCAGCGGCAACTGCGCCGTCGTGCACGACGCCGCCCTGCGCGACGAGACGGCCGGCATCGAGGGCCAGGTCTCCATGTACTACCCGGGCATGGTCGCCTACGACCCCGTCCGCGGCTACCTGGTGTTCGCCTACGGCCAGGGCCAGGCGCGCAGCAACACCGGCACCCACTGGGTGACCTACCTGGGCGACGTCGTCGAGAACGCCGCCGGGCTCGCGGGGAAGCTCCAGGACACCCGCGACCGTGGAGCGCTGGACGTGCTGATCGAGCAGGGGGAGTGA
- a CDS encoding DUF3830 family protein, protein MKRIEVRVGDATARYTLLEDAPKTADAFWESLPIEGTITHARWAGSAVWVKTPNQPIAALDDIELPVTSIYPGTIVVRPNPRGVAELFMSYGVAESRGPVGRTYATPVAELDGDGADLLAAFGGTWQGGSTEVSITRAEDES, encoded by the coding sequence ATGAAGAGGATCGAAGTCCGGGTGGGCGACGCCACGGCGCGCTACACCCTGCTCGAGGACGCGCCGAAGACGGCCGACGCCTTCTGGGAGTCGCTGCCGATCGAGGGCACCATCACGCATGCCCGGTGGGCCGGGTCGGCGGTGTGGGTGAAGACACCGAACCAGCCGATCGCCGCCCTCGACGACATCGAGCTGCCGGTGACGTCGATCTACCCGGGCACCATCGTGGTGCGGCCGAACCCGCGGGGCGTCGCCGAACTGTTCATGTCGTACGGCGTCGCCGAGTCGCGCGGCCCGGTGGGCCGCACCTACGCCACGCCGGTGGCCGAGCTGGACGGCGACGGCGCCGACCTGCTGGCCGCCTTCGGCGGCACCTGGCAGGGCGGTTCCACCGAGGTGTCGATCACCCGAGCGGAGGACGAGTCGTGA
- a CDS encoding LLM class flavin-dependent oxidoreductase, with translation MRFGAAIPNCREGKVYPPGFTTPEVLTDIAVTAEASGFDSLWANDLQSTFDEALAGRARATPNFFEAQTTLAFLAARTERIRFVTSAVTVPLRDPILLAKQVATLDVLSGGRYALGLGLGGKRTELDRLRGRFSSSINRGRWLEESLELLEKLLTDQVVDHDGEYFSVQGAEVFPKPVQRPFPLYMTGAGDEMLRRTARWGAGWIHMHITPEQLTERIQALHAACAQVDRDPDEIEVSLQFDVLVAPTRAQAQERWENSLARGLGAARGRSAETSYIVGSPDDVVARLREYEEAGMRHVGLIPSGNTPEQVLEQIQLLGKEVIAQFA, from the coding sequence ATGCGTTTCGGAGCAGCCATACCGAACTGTCGCGAAGGGAAGGTCTATCCGCCCGGGTTCACGACGCCCGAGGTGCTCACCGACATCGCGGTGACGGCGGAGGCGAGCGGGTTCGACTCGCTCTGGGCCAACGACCTGCAGTCCACCTTCGACGAGGCGTTGGCGGGCCGGGCCCGCGCGACGCCGAACTTCTTCGAGGCACAGACGACGCTGGCGTTCCTGGCCGCTCGCACCGAGCGGATCCGGTTCGTCACGTCGGCCGTCACGGTGCCGCTGCGCGACCCGATCCTGCTGGCCAAGCAGGTGGCCACGCTCGACGTGCTGTCCGGCGGGCGGTACGCGCTCGGTCTCGGGCTCGGCGGGAAGCGCACCGAGCTCGACCGCCTGCGCGGCCGGTTCAGCTCGTCGATCAACCGCGGGCGCTGGCTGGAGGAGTCGCTGGAGCTGCTGGAGAAGCTGCTCACCGACCAGGTCGTCGACCACGACGGCGAGTACTTCAGCGTTCAGGGCGCGGAGGTCTTCCCGAAGCCGGTGCAGCGCCCGTTCCCGCTGTACATGACCGGCGCCGGCGACGAGATGCTGCGCCGCACCGCCCGGTGGGGCGCCGGCTGGATCCACATGCACATCACGCCGGAGCAGCTGACCGAGCGGATCCAGGCGCTGCACGCCGCGTGCGCGCAGGTCGATCGCGACCCGGACGAGATCGAGGTCAGCCTGCAGTTCGACGTGCTCGTCGCGCCGACCCGCGCACAGGCGCAGGAGCGGTGGGAGAACTCGCTGGCCCGCGGCCTGGGTGCGGCGCGCGGCCGGTCCGCCGAGACGTCGTACATCGTCGGGTCGCCGGACGACGTCGTCGCGCGGCTGCGCGAGTACGAGGAGGCCGGCATGCGCCACGTCGGGCTCATCCCGAGCGGGAACACCCCCGAGCAGGTGCTCGAGCAGATCCAGCTGCTCGGGAAGGAGGTCATCGCGCAGTTCGCGTAA
- a CDS encoding GntR family transcriptional regulator yields MVTAPSDDQRRFPPPDRRPNPYEKIRQAILSGELEPGQPLVEATLAEWCQVSRTPVREALTRLEQDGLIRRGDRGLVVRESSPEEILDIYETRIVLEATAARFAADRRNQNDLLLMRRMIPRMATLADADATTKAAINADFHRLVWRASHNGSLIDLLGRLSMHLGRYPATTLAYPGRWETSNREHEQLVDAIEARNGELAAELAGQHFTAARDIRLKLWETDLS; encoded by the coding sequence ATGGTCACGGCCCCCAGCGACGATCAGCGACGATTCCCGCCACCGGACCGCCGGCCGAACCCGTACGAGAAGATCCGGCAGGCCATCCTGTCCGGTGAGCTGGAGCCGGGGCAGCCGCTCGTCGAGGCCACGCTGGCCGAGTGGTGCCAGGTCAGCCGTACGCCGGTGCGCGAGGCGCTGACCCGCCTGGAGCAGGACGGGCTGATCCGCCGCGGCGACCGCGGCCTGGTGGTGCGCGAGAGCAGCCCCGAGGAGATCCTCGACATCTACGAGACGCGCATCGTGCTGGAGGCCACGGCGGCCCGGTTCGCCGCCGACCGCCGCAACCAGAACGACCTGCTGCTGATGCGCCGGATGATCCCGCGCATGGCCACGCTCGCCGATGCCGACGCCACCACCAAGGCGGCGATCAACGCCGACTTCCATCGCCTGGTCTGGCGGGCCAGCCACAACGGCTCGCTGATCGACCTGCTCGGGCGGCTGAGCATGCACCTGGGCCGGTACCCGGCGACGACGCTGGCCTACCCGGGCCGGTGGGAGACGTCCAACCGCGAGCACGAGCAGCTGGTCGACGCCATCGAGGCACGCAACGGCGAGCTCGCCGCCGAGCTGGCGGGGCAGCACTTCACCGCTGCCCGGGACATCAGGCTGAAGCTCTGGGAGACCGATCTGAGCTAG
- a CDS encoding ABC transporter substrate-binding protein: MTITFARRAGIVPAIAAAALLLASCGGSGTESTGGDGGGETTFVTGLASQPEMLVRSFTSDALTATVGLAVAEGLVRTTKDKDVVPALAESWDISDDGLTYTFHLRQGVTWHDGEPFSSADVLFSFQEVLPLSPTGAVLTSTIASVEAPDEATVVVTLKQPLAPLLLALGPQDFSIQPEHIYAGTDLLTNPNNRAPVGTGPFVFDSWSGDTITLTANPDYWDGAPAVDRLIYKVIPDSNSRANALVNGEIDYINKFDVDDTIVKALEGNDEITLQNGRVSATFMTMWLNQNEEPLDDPEVRKALFMALDRELMSKSADPDFTEPAAGSFPTGLWATDTGIDYLDAFAYDPDAAAALLDEAGYPEQGDGTRFSVRLRYVATQPYTQALAAIIADNWRAIGVETEPTQDEATVNSDALFVQQDFGTNLLSLDTRPDPEFGIGRVYKCNPNKLAFNNPTGYCNEELDALFAEAARTQDQAARAEIYGQAQEIIAADLPALTLLQADQPDAIRSSFGGIDEFLSGALSGDLTWSALEP, from the coding sequence ATGACCATCACGTTCGCGCGACGGGCCGGCATCGTGCCGGCCATCGCGGCCGCGGCGCTCCTCCTGGCCTCCTGCGGCGGCTCCGGCACCGAGTCCACCGGCGGCGACGGCGGCGGTGAGACCACGTTCGTCACGGGGCTCGCCAGCCAGCCGGAGATGCTGGTGCGCAGCTTCACCTCCGACGCCCTCACGGCCACGGTCGGCCTGGCCGTCGCCGAGGGCCTGGTGCGCACGACGAAGGACAAGGACGTCGTGCCGGCGCTGGCGGAGAGCTGGGACATCTCCGACGACGGCCTGACCTACACCTTCCACCTCCGCCAAGGCGTCACCTGGCACGACGGCGAGCCGTTCAGCTCGGCCGACGTCCTCTTCAGCTTCCAGGAGGTGCTGCCGCTGTCGCCGACCGGAGCCGTGCTGACCAGCACCATCGCCTCGGTCGAGGCACCCGACGAGGCGACCGTCGTCGTCACGCTGAAGCAGCCGCTGGCGCCGCTGCTGCTGGCGCTGGGCCCGCAGGACTTCAGCATCCAGCCCGAGCACATCTACGCCGGCACCGACCTGCTGACCAACCCGAACAACCGCGCACCGGTGGGCACCGGCCCATTCGTCTTCGACAGCTGGAGCGGCGACACCATCACGCTGACCGCCAACCCGGACTACTGGGACGGCGCACCGGCCGTCGACCGGCTGATCTACAAGGTGATCCCGGACAGCAACTCGCGCGCCAACGCCCTGGTCAACGGGGAGATCGACTACATCAACAAGTTCGACGTCGACGACACCATCGTCAAGGCCCTCGAGGGCAACGACGAGATCACGCTGCAGAACGGCCGGGTGTCGGCGACGTTCATGACGATGTGGCTCAACCAGAACGAGGAGCCGCTGGACGACCCCGAGGTGCGCAAGGCGCTGTTCATGGCGCTGGACCGCGAGCTGATGTCGAAGTCGGCCGACCCGGACTTCACCGAGCCGGCGGCCGGGTCGTTCCCGACGGGGCTCTGGGCGACCGACACCGGCATCGACTACCTCGACGCCTTCGCCTACGACCCCGACGCGGCCGCCGCTCTGCTGGACGAGGCGGGGTACCCCGAGCAGGGCGACGGCACCCGGTTCAGCGTCAGGCTCCGCTACGTGGCGACGCAGCCGTACACGCAGGCGCTGGCCGCGATCATCGCGGACAACTGGCGGGCCATCGGGGTGGAGACCGAACCCACGCAGGACGAGGCGACGGTGAACAGCGACGCGCTCTTCGTCCAGCAGGACTTCGGCACCAACCTGCTCTCGCTGGACACGCGCCCGGACCCGGAGTTCGGGATCGGGAGGGTCTACAAGTGCAACCCGAACAAGCTGGCGTTCAACAACCCGACCGGCTACTGCAACGAGGAACTGGACGCGCTCTTCGCCGAGGCCGCACGCACGCAGGACCAGGCCGCGCGGGCCGAGATCTACGGCCAGGCCCAGGAGATCATCGCCGCGGACCTGCCGGCGCTCACGCTGCTCCAAGCCGATCAGCCCGACGCCATCCGTTCGAGCTTCGGCGGCATCGACGAGTTCCTGTCGGGGGCGCTCTCCGGCGACCTCACCTGGAGCGCGTTGGAACCGTGA